AGAATCAAAGAAAGCTGCAGCTCAGAACTTTCCAGAGGATAAAGAACTTCTGATAGTAAAGATAAAAGAGGAAGAGATTATCTGGAGACAAGGCACTTGCATACAGAGAAGTGATCTCCTCAGGCAGGAGCTCTGCCGGCAACTTTTTAGGCAGTTCTGCTACCAAGATTCCCCTGGACCCCAGGAGGCATTGAGCAGGCTCCGGGAGCTCTGTTGTCAGTGGCTGAAGCCAGAGATCCATACCAAGGAGCAGATCGTGGAGCTGCTGGTGCTGGAGCAGTTCCTGAACATCCTGCCAGGGGATCTGCAGGCCTGGGTACATGAACATTACCCAGAGAGTGGAGAGGAGGCAGTGACCATATTGGAAGATTTAGAGAGAGGCACTGATGAAGCAATATGCCAGGTATGTAGGGGATATCTAAGACCTCCATAATGGATGGAGTCCCACAGGGGAAGGAGAGGGCCTGAGACTCAGTATGTAGTGAGACTTGCAGGAGCTGTTGGTTCAGTGTGTATTTATGTCTCCTTTCCTGTCTGGTACCACATTACATCTTATAGTTgatttagacttgattcttccTTCCCTGGTTTTGTATTCCTATAGGACAGGAGGTTCTCTTAGTTGTTAGAAGATGTTTAACTACAACAAGGATTCTCTCATAAGCctaaatgtactttatttttctcaggtTCCAGCCCATGAACATGGACaagaaatattcaggaaaaaggTGTCACCACCTGGACCAGCAGTTAGTGTCCAATTCCAGCCAGTAGAGACCAAGGCCCATTATGGTTCTTCAGAACCTCAACTCCTACTGGACTGTGGTAAGTGGCAGAATGCTATGTGGTGCATGTCACTGAAGAAGCAGGAGAGTGAATCTGTCTCTTCAAACTAGTATTGGTAACTGTGGGTGGTCCTTTCCTTCATTATCCAATGAAAAGTAGAGAATGTATTTTTCCCTGTGAGTTTTTGACCAATTTGGGgggaaagataattttgtttcttaacCAGAATATTTACAAACACAGGATATTTTTATGATGTGACAAAATTAagggaaattaaaatgaatgagttggctgggcgtagtggctcacacctgtaatcctagcactctaggaggccgaggcgggtggattgctcaaggtcaggagttcaaaccagcctgagagaaacctcgtctctactaaaaatagaaaaaaattaattgaccaactaaaaatatatatacaaaaagttagccgggcatggtgggcatgcctgtagtcccagctacttgggaggctgaggcagtaggattgcttgagcccaggagattgaggttgctgtgagctaggctgatgccatggtactcaatctagcctgggcaacaaagtgaaactctctcaaaaaaaatgaatgagttgagaaaatgtcaaagaaagagaaaagaagcaaaaaggaagaaacacatggatagaaacaaaaacaaaacattatagaGAAGTACCTATAATgatagagaaagagacagatacAAATAGAATATAATTTGTAGGTACATAGACTATGATCCATATGTTTGCCTTTTGTATTATACTCTTGATCTGATAaaggtcttttatatttttatgtaaaattagccaTACTTCTAGAGACAACCTCCATAGAATACTCATCTCAGTTCTaaaattcatctatttaaaaGGTTCGTAGATGCAATATCACTTTAGGTATGAATGGTCCTAATAATAAGCCCAAGAATAAgttactgttaattttttataaattaccacATATTCCACCTTCACATTTATTCTGGAAATATCTCCATCTACCctatataaaattgtaaatttcCCCTACCCCAAGACCAATACTCCCTAACCCAGTTTCCTACCCTAGCGTATTCTAGACAAAGGAAATCCTGTAACAAAGAGGGGCTGCTTGGCTTCAGCACAGTATAGAGTCATGAGCTAGAAGGCAGGATTTGTGCAGACCAGATCATAAATGGGTCCTAGAAACCAGGCTGGGGAGTTGAGACTTGTGGAAGAAAAGAGATTAAAGGTTTCTGAGTAGGGTGTAAAAGGATGACAATGTTTAATGACAATTTGTCTAGTAAGGATATTTAAGATaattaggaagaagaaaagcacACATGTATAACAGCAAGGAGGCAGTTATAGTCATCTGGACAGGAAGTAGTGAGGTTCCCGACTTATGGTGATGATAGCAGAAATGTAAAGGAGGGTATGTGGAGCAGAAAATGATGACAGAACTTAGAAGACTGATTAACCatcaaatatgaagaaaaaatggataatggATGAAGGATGGAGGTTTTCTCACACAAACCTCAGAGTTATTTATAGCTTTACTTTTCTCTCCTGTGTCCTCATCTGCTTTTCTTTGAGGTGgttcctttatttttccctgtaaGCCTAATACTAGAAATGTATTATAGGCCTGAAGTTCCCAAGATCCCCGTTGGTCACATTATATAGTTATTTCTCTTTACTTTGTCTCCCCCTTCCCAATTCTTGCTGCTGCCGATCCTTCTCCCaatcttttctattatatatatatatatatatatatatatatatatatatatatatatatatcttcagaTATCTGTTTCCTCTCTCTGCCAACCACTGCATGCATTACATACTTTTACcaatgtttcttttgtttgtgtcCTTATCCCTCACTCCTCTATGAAAaaccacatattttatttatttattcattcattcattctgagtcagagtctcactctgttgcctgggctagagtgccgtgctgtcagccttagttatttatttattttttttttcatttatttttaaaaaggagacgaggtctcactatgttgcccaggctggagtgcagagtgGCTATTCCCAGGCGCGATCCCAGTACTGATCAGCACAGaagttttgacctgctccattTCCGACCTGAGCTGGTTtgcccctccttaggcaacctgatGGTCCCCTGCTCCTGGGAGGTCACCATAGTGATGCTGAACTTACTGCAGACACCCAGTCGGCATAGCACACTatagcccagaactcctggactcaagtgatcctcctgcttcagcctccctgagtagctgagactacagtcgCGTGCCACCACCTCcagcaattttttatttttttgagacagagtcttattctgttgcccaggctagagtgccgtggcattaacctagctcacagcagcctccaactcttgagctcacgcaatcctcctgcctcagcttcctgagtagtgggactacaggtgcacacattaccactcttggctaatttttcccacttttagtagagaccgggtctcactcttgctcagactggtctcaaactcctgagctcaagcaatcctcccaccttggcctcccagagtgctaggattacaggcatgagccaccgcacgcTGCCAAAAAAAGCCACATATTTAAAGTGGCCAAATCAAGTATCAATATGTAACTATCTTGAGCATGCCCCCAAGTTTCTTTTCTCCCAGCAGAtgatatttacttctttttttcattattttagatgATGAGAGTGAAAACAATGGATCCATGCCAAAGCTGGACATTTATGAAAAAACAGAATCTCAGAGAATTATATCAGGAAGAATCTCAGGATACGTGTCCGAAGGATCTGATGAGCCTCAAGACATTTGTAAGTCTGCAGTCAGGGTAAAGAAGCAATGGGAAAAAGAACCAGGGGACTTTCAGAGACCATCATCAGCTCAAGATGGAGGTTTTGGTAAAATCCTCACCCACAAAAATACATTCACAAGTGAAATGATAAGCCATGATGGATGTGAGAGGAGCTTAAATCTGAGCTCAAATGAATTCACACATCAGAAATCTTGTAAACATGGTACCTATGAACAGAGCTTCAAATGGAATTCTGATTTTATTAACCATCAAAGAATTTATGCTAGAGAAAAAATTCACCAATATGGAAAATCTTTCAAGAGCCCAgtacttattaaaaatgcagcGATTTTCAGTGCAGAGAAAACTCATCAGTGTAATGAGTGTGGGAAAGCTTTCAGACACAGCTCAAAGCTTGTTAGGCAtcagagaatccacactggagagagaccctatgaatgtaatgagtgtgggaaAGGCTTTGCAGGAAGCTCAGATCTTATTAGACATCAGcgaattcacactggagaaagacCCTTTGGATGCAAAGAATGTGGGAGAGCATTCAGTCTGAACTCACATCTTATCTtgcatcagagaattcacaccagagagaaaccctataaatgtagTGAATGTGAGAAAACCTTCCGTGTGAGCTCACACCTTATTCGGCACCtgagaatccacactggagaaaaaccctatgaatgcAGTGAGTGTGGGAGAGCCTTCAGTCAGAGCTCACACCTTAatcaacatcagagaattcacatgAGAGAAAACCTGTTAATGTAAGGCATTTAAATTCAtggaaaatttgaagaaatagcaaaacatgaaaaaacaataaaaaataaatattgtgtgaAATGAAAGACCGAAAGaccagtgtctttttttttctctctcattctcaggGTGGCTGCTTTATGTATGGTCTTCATTTTTGTGTCTGTGCTTTCTGTGATATTGGGGATGTGCCTCTTCTTTCATTGACTGCTAAGGTCAAACCAAAAGAGCGGCATTTGAGGAAGGCTAACAAATTGGTTAG
The nucleotide sequence above comes from Microcebus murinus isolate Inina chromosome 15, M.murinus_Inina_mat1.0, whole genome shotgun sequence. Encoded proteins:
- the ZNF165 gene encoding zinc finger protein 165, encoding MATESKKAAAQNFPEDKELLIVKIKEEEIIWRQGTCIQRSDLLRQELCRQLFRQFCYQDSPGPQEALSRLRELCCQWLKPEIHTKEQIVELLVLEQFLNILPGDLQAWVHEHYPESGEEAVTILEDLERGTDEAICQVPAHEHGQEIFRKKVSPPGPAVSVQFQPVETKAHYGSSEPQLLLDCDDESENNGSMPKLDIYEKTESQRIISGRISGYVSEGSDEPQDICKSAVRVKKQWEKEPGDFQRPSSAQDGGFGKILTHKNTFTSEMISHDGCERSLNLSSNEFTHQKSCKHGTYEQSFKWNSDFINHQRIYAREKIHQYGKSFKSPVLIKNAAIFSAEKTHQCNECGKAFRHSSKLVRHQRIHTGERPYECNECGKGFAGSSDLIRHQRIHTGERPFGCKECGRAFSLNSHLILHQRIHTREKPYKCSECEKTFRVSSHLIRHLRIHTGEKPYECSECGRAFSQSSHLNQHQRIHMRENLLM